The Vibrio tasmaniensis genome includes a region encoding these proteins:
- a CDS encoding efflux RND transporter periplasmic adaptor subunit: MQSKLSIQAKTGKQIGVAFAALLLAGSLTGCNKVQSEETVQVVKPVKLFEIPQQTDIELDSFIAKVDATDRAALSFQVGGDIETFSVRMGQEVKKGQVLAVLDATDYRIAVDAAQAKFDLANSQYKQASELYSKKLVSTDYYDQAVNTFTAAEVELDQAQTNLGYTTLVAPFDGVVSMVFGKQYQLIAEKQPVLNILNHSEMDVTFSIPVSKLEDRSIQDLTSSNMWVVMDSHRGIRIPTRFKEISTQPDEDTNSYQAVVSIEKPEGINLLSGMTAQVEVQKNKSDYGIGIVDSAWLSKEADHGELWRYNPESQLISKVQVTLDGQGKVIEGLTSGDLIVEAGVDVLSDGQQVKAWLREGGI, translated from the coding sequence ATGCAATCCAAGTTGTCTATTCAAGCCAAGACGGGTAAGCAGATAGGAGTGGCGTTTGCTGCACTATTACTCGCAGGCTCTTTGACCGGATGTAATAAGGTTCAGTCAGAAGAAACGGTTCAAGTTGTTAAGCCAGTCAAGCTGTTTGAGATCCCTCAGCAGACGGATATCGAGCTTGATAGCTTTATCGCAAAAGTGGATGCGACCGACCGTGCCGCACTTTCATTCCAAGTGGGTGGAGATATTGAAACGTTCTCTGTTCGTATGGGACAAGAGGTGAAGAAAGGCCAAGTACTCGCTGTGCTAGATGCAACGGACTACCGCATTGCGGTTGATGCAGCACAAGCTAAATTTGATCTGGCGAACAGCCAATACAAGCAAGCGTCAGAGCTGTACTCGAAGAAGCTTGTAAGCACAGATTACTACGACCAAGCTGTAAACACCTTTACTGCCGCTGAAGTTGAGTTGGACCAAGCACAAACAAACCTTGGTTACACCACATTAGTTGCTCCATTCGATGGCGTGGTATCGATGGTGTTTGGTAAGCAATATCAGTTAATCGCTGAAAAGCAGCCAGTACTTAATATTTTGAATCACAGCGAGATGGATGTGACTTTCTCTATCCCTGTATCAAAGCTTGAAGACCGTTCTATCCAAGACCTAACTAGCTCAAACATGTGGGTTGTGATGGATAGCCACCGCGGCATTCGTATCCCAACGCGTTTTAAAGAGATCTCAACGCAACCAGACGAAGACACCAACAGCTACCAAGCGGTTGTGTCTATCGAGAAACCCGAAGGTATTAATCTGCTTTCTGGCATGACGGCACAAGTTGAAGTTCAGAAAAATAAGTCGGACTACGGTATTGGCATTGTTGATTCAGCTTGGTTAAGCAAAGAAGCAGACCACGGTGAACTGTGGCGCTACAACCCAGAGTCTCAATTGATTTCTAAAGTACAAGTCACCCTTGATGGGCAAGGCAAGGTTATTGAAGGCCTGACTTCTGGCGACTTGATCGTAGAAGCGGGTGTTGATGTGTTATCTGATGGGCAACAAGTAAAAGCTTGGTTACGTGAGGGCGGTATTTAA